One genomic segment of Streptomyces sp. NBC_00239 includes these proteins:
- a CDS encoding SGNH/GDSL hydrolase family protein: MAGDSTFLSSGRGPVIPFGSYAAIGDSFTEGVGDPGPGPGGPGGPGIPDGRVGLDVPGASEAFVGWADRLAVLLADRREEHDFRYANLAVRGRLLDQIVAEQVPRAKELAPELVTFCAGGNDIIRPGSDPDDVAERFEAAVADLTGAVGTVMITTGFDTRGVPVLRHIRGKVATYSAHVRAIADRYDCPVLDLWSLKSIQDRRAWDDDRLHLSPEGHTRVALRAAQVLGLEVPADPDQPWPPQQPRGSAEVTRDNIQWARDYLVPWIGRRLRGESSGDHVEPKRPDLLPL, from the coding sequence GTGGCAGGCGATTCGACTTTTCTCTCATCCGGACGGGGTCCCGTGATCCCCTTCGGCTCCTACGCGGCGATCGGCGACAGCTTCACCGAGGGTGTGGGCGACCCCGGCCCCGGCCCGGGCGGGCCCGGCGGCCCCGGTATCCCGGACGGCCGGGTCGGCCTCGACGTCCCCGGAGCGAGTGAGGCCTTCGTGGGCTGGGCGGACCGGCTCGCCGTCCTCCTCGCCGACCGGCGCGAGGAGCACGACTTCCGGTACGCCAACCTCGCGGTGCGCGGCCGGCTCCTCGACCAGATCGTGGCCGAGCAGGTGCCCCGGGCCAAGGAGCTGGCCCCCGAACTCGTGACCTTCTGCGCGGGCGGCAACGACATCATCCGGCCGGGCAGCGACCCCGACGACGTCGCGGAGCGATTCGAGGCGGCCGTCGCCGACCTCACCGGCGCGGTCGGCACGGTCATGATCACCACCGGGTTCGACACGCGGGGCGTCCCCGTCCTGCGCCACATCCGGGGCAAGGTCGCCACGTACAGCGCGCACGTCCGGGCGATCGCCGACCGGTACGACTGCCCGGTGCTCGACCTGTGGTCCCTGAAGTCGATCCAGGACCGGCGGGCCTGGGACGACGACCGGCTGCACCTGTCGCCGGAGGGGCACACCCGGGTGGCCCTGCGGGCGGCCCAGGTCCTGGGCCTGGAGGTGCCGGCCGACCCGGACCAGCCCTGGCCGCCGCAGCAGCCGCGCGGCTCGGCGGAAGTCACCCGCGACAACATCCAGTGGGCGCGGGACTACCTCGTACCGTGGATCGGGCGGCGGCTGCGCGGCGAGTCCTCCGGGGACCACGTCGAGCCGAAGCGGCCCGACCTGCTCCCGCTGTAG